A single genomic interval of Pomacea canaliculata isolate SZHN2017 linkage group LG5, ASM307304v1, whole genome shotgun sequence harbors:
- the LOC112564794 gene encoding uncharacterized protein LOC112564794: MDVIQHLIALEQSIVGLNCTRAVYYCIDVDIGTESCGSFDDKACYVTCSSRHIVQITGCSVTINVTCDVDNVKGRYVRVRQNSAAALELCDLKVMGYLDLGKDSRNFALNAPCTQSTTYNDWQPGRAVDGNRNGNQNRLSCSHTTFTPSHWWRVDLRKLILVSLIIIANRQDCCSDRLANFTVELGRLESNGSITYTLCRYHDGVAGPLTTLNCTRSIWGQFVRISKLGPPLTLCEVEVYGDTDANNTELLSEMITPGTSYDDNNGTDESTTLLEVRRESTMFVRDTDGTTVSTGLTRATDGTTVSTGLTRATDGTTVSTGLTRATDGTTVSTGLTRATDGTTVSTGLTRATDGTTVSTGLTRDTDGTTESTGLTRDTHETTVSTALTRDTDETTMSTGLTRNTDGTTMSTGLTTETRATAELTPHLEESIVPTSFTNTKHYYCRCRFEPAKQNKSQQEAEEVVQMTEELKVQHLTLGKQIRKKSSAADLRISSTVMGIVVTAVISFILLSSSCVTSFLFVSFCSTRKR, encoded by the exons ATGGATGTCATTCAGCACTTAATTGCACTAGAGCAGTCTATTGTAGGTCTTAACTGTACTAGAGCAGTCTACT actgcATCGACGTAGACATTGGGACTGAGTCATGTGGCTCTTTTGACGACAAagcttgctacgtcacgtgctCATCCCGTCACATCGTTCAGATTACGGGTTGCTCCGTCACGATCAACGTCACGTGTGACGTGGACAACGTAAAGGGGCGTTACGTGCGTGTGCGCCAGAATAGCGCCGCTGCTCTGGAGCTCTGTGACCTTAAGGTCATGGGGTATCTTGACCTCGGCAAAG ATTCAAGAAATTTTGCTTTGAATGCACCATGCACCCAAAGCACAACATACAATGACTGGCAACCAGGACGAGCGGTTGACGGAAACAGAAATGGTAATCAGAACAGACTTTCATGCAGCCACACCACTTTTACCCCCAGCCACTGGTGGCGAGTGGACTTGAGGAAGCTGATACTCGTGtccctcatcatcatcgccaaCCGCCAGGACTGCTGCA gTGACAGACTGGCCAACTTCACCGTGGAGCTGGGTCGTCTGGAGTCCAACGGCAGCATCACCTACACGCTGTGTCGTTACCATGACGGCGTTGCTGGACCCCTGACGACCCTGAACTGCACGCGGTCCATCTGGGGTCAGTTTGTCCGCATATCAAAACTGGGGCCACCCCTGACACTGTGTGAAGTGGAAGTTTATGGCGACACCGACGCCAATAACACAGAACTACTGTCAG AGATGATAACGCCAGGTACTTCATACGACGACAACAACGGAACGGACGAGTCAACAACGCTTCTAGAAGTCAGAAGGGAGTCCACAATGTTTGTCAGAGACACTGATGGGACTACAGTGTCCACAGGACTTACAAGAGCCACTGATGGGACTACGGTGTCCACAGGACTTACAAGAGCCACTGATGGGACTACGGTGTCCACAGGACTTACAAGAGCCACTGATGGGACTACGGTGTCCACAGGACTTACAAGAGCCACTGATGGGACTACAGTGTCCACAGGACTTACAAGAGCAACTGATGGGACTACGGTGTCCACAGGACTTACAAGAGATACTGATGGGACTACAGAGTCCACAGGACTTACAAGAGATACTCATGAGACTACAGTGTCCACAGCACTTACAAGAGACACTGATGAGACTACAATGTCCACAGGACTTACAAGAAACACTGATGGGACTACAATGTCCACAGGACTTACAACAGAGACGAGGGCAACTGCAGAATTGACGCCTCACCTTGAAGAGAGCATT gTGCCAACatcatttacaaatacaaaacactaCTACTGCCGGTGTAGATTTGAACCcgccaaacaaaataaaagccagcAAGAAGCTGAAGAAGTGGTGCAGATGACTGAGGAACTGAAGGTCCAGCATCTCACCTTGGGCAAGCAGATCCGCAAGAAGTCCAGCGCCGCTGACCTGCGAATATCTTCAACAGTCATGGGGATAGTCGTCACCGCAGTTATCTCCTTCATCTTGCTGTCATCGTCATGTGTGACCTCCTTcctttttgtcagtttttgttcCACAAGGAAAAGATAG
- the LOC112565386 gene encoding uncharacterized protein LOC112565386: MSVFVLKLLTFYAIFLMYGPRQGVETSCCPGDKAETGGRAACNQTSSLVRKKDWIMDLNITAFISNVLLVTTAENDDSVQVDIGTTSCDTFDDKACYITCSNLTVDRKSACYVTINVTCNVDNVEGRYVRIRKSNTTEEFALCHAIVAGWPSNGQGLKNYALNASASQSSTYHSSYPSLAVDGEWGLSPSSNSSCSQTVMLDSNNTRTVHWWQVILTKPILVSSIIIVNIWNKCCSDRLANFTVELGSLESNGSITYTLCRYHDGVAGPLTTLNCMRSIWGQSVPHIQDGG, encoded by the exons ATGTCTGTGTTTGTACTGAAGCTGCTGACATTTTATGCAATATTTCTGATGTACG GTCCCAGGCAGGGCGTCGAGACCAGTTGTTGCCCTGGAGACAAAGCAGAGACAGGTGGGAGGGCGGCCTGCAACCAGACATCAAGCCTGGTCAGGAAGAAAGACTGGATTATGGACTTGAACATAACCGCCTTCATCAGCAATGTTCTCCTTGTAACAACTGCTGAGAATGATG ATTCTGTCCAAGTGGACATCGGGACTACCTCGTGTGACACCTTTGATGACAAAGCATGTTACATCACATGTTCTAACCTCACCGTAGATCGAAAAAGCGCGTGCTACGTCACAATCAACGTCACGTGCAACGTGGACAACGTTGAGGGGCGCTACGTCCGGATTCGCAAAAGCAACACTACAGAAGAATTCGCGCTCTGTCACGCCATAGTCGCGGGCTGGCCAAGCAATGGACAAG GGTTGAAAAATTACGCACTAAATGCCTCAGCCAGCCAGAGTTCGACATACCACTCCTCATACCCTAGTCTGGCGGTGGACGGAGAGTGGGGGCTGTCTCCATCCTCAAACTCCTCGTGTAGCCAAACGGTCATGCTGGATTCAAACAACACGCGCACGGTCCACTGGTGGCAAGTCATCTTGACCAAGCCCATACTAGTGTCCAGCATCATCATTGTGAACATTTGGAATAAATGTTGCA gTGACAGACTGGCCAACTTCACAGTGGAACTGGGGAGTCTGGAGTCCAACGGCAGCATCACCTACACGCTGTGTCGTTACCATGACGGCGTTGCTGGACCCCTGACGACCCTGAACTGCATGAGGTCCATCTGGGGTCAGTCTGTGCCGCATATCCAAGACGGGGGATAG